Within the Fischerella sp. PCC 9605 genome, the region AGGCAGCCCTGGGAGAAATGCGATTTTCGACTCCCAGCCCTGAACCGTTGATTAATTGAATTTCTGACTCTGGTATCCTCGCCATTTGGGCAGCCGTTGACTGTACAACAGTATGACCCCCTACTGATTCCGCTAGCATTTCTGCCATCTCATTGTTGCTGAAAACGTTCATTTCCTTGATTAGTTGCTGCATAGGCAAGGAACGGTGACGCACCAGCAAAGTTTGTTGCGGTTTTGGTTGCGCTTCTACTTTCACAGTACCGGCAATGACAACTTGCGGTTTGGGTGTGCCTTTAGGCATGAGATAGTAATGAAAAGCAACCCCACGGGGCCAAGTGGTGTAATTTAGTGCTTGCTTGAGTAACTGGCCTGCTAGCAACGGATGCCGTTGGAAATTCATGGCGAAATTACCAGTAATTACCAAATTTCCTTTGACTTTCTTGATGCCCATTTTGTTGAGAGTATTACCAAGGGCGATCGCTTCTTCCCAAACAAATAAAGGATCGCCACCACCCATAACGACTAAATCACCTTGTAATACCCCATTTTGTATTGGTCCAGTTGCACCGATCAAAGTCTCAAATTGATGGTCTGATCCCCACCTTTTTAAGGCGACTAGAGAGGTGGCTATCTTAGTTAAGGAAGCAGCAGGCAAAGGAGTCGTACCTTGGTGATTAGCCATCAGCATTGGTCCCGACTGTATCCAAATTCCTTGATTCTGGACTAAGTTCGCCGTCACTAATTTCGATGTTGCCAGCCCCTTTAGGTACTGCTGCACTGTAGTGACTCCAGCTGGATTTGGATCGGAGGCAAGAATCAAACCGGGACTACTTTGCCAAGCTAACATATCCAAAGGATCTACAGGCTTAACCTTCACCCCAGCCATTTCGAGCCAAATTGAAATCAAACCCGATCCAATTAATTCCAGCATTCTTCACTCCTCTCTACGCAAATATGCCACTTCGCTTTTTTGTTAGATTTTATATAAGTACTGCAAGCTGCTTAGCTTTAAGTAATTTATTCATAACTGTTGATTTTGGCACACCAACGCGGAATGCGTAACAAAGTTTTAGTATAAAAAAACAATCATCCTATTGTCACAGGTAAAAAAGATTGTATCTGGCAGTGTTTATTCATATTGCCGCTTCTCAGTTATTACTCTGCCCAGACACAAATACACAAATCAAAGTAAATAAAAATAGCATTATATAAAAATATAAAAGCTCTCCAATATAAACTATGTATAAAAAATATTTTTATTTCAGTGAAAATAGATGTAAAAATACATAAATAGTGATACTATTTTGATGTATTAAAGGTTTTTAAGATGGACTGCTAATTTACATTGTTGTCCAAGAAAATACAGTATTTATTGTGTGAAAAATAACTATAGTACTAATACTGCAATCAAGTCAAGTTTGACTTGATAACAATTTAATATCCATACTGTGGTAAGGAAATATAAATTGTCTTTCCCATATCTTCCAGAAATCAAGCTCCAATCAGGCAAATTTTTTATTAGGGAGTGGAGAATGAGGCGTGAGGAATTGGGAATGGGGGATTGGGAATTGAAGTACTGATTTTTCCTATGCCCATTGCCTCTTGCCCACTAACCACCAACAAACAACAAACAACAAACAACAAATCTCTCCAGTCTCAAAAAATCAGTATGGTACGTAATTTCTTCAGTAAGAGAGGGGAGTAATTCGTGCTATGTTGGGCTTGTCAGTTCTTTTGTTGAAAACATAAAGGATAAAAGCTAGAGGATAAAGTAGATACAAACCTTGGGTTTATCCGTAGGTTTGCTTCATACTTTATACTATTGACTTGTACCTTGAGTTGAAGAATGTGATTTAGCAGCCACAAATCTACTAATTTCAGCAAAGGCATCTGGTAAAATTTGTAAGGTTTCTAGAAGCTCTGAGCAATGGGATCGACTTGCGTACGGATCGCAATTGACGCAATGGGAGGGGATCACGCACCCGGTGAAATCATCGCTGGCGCACTGCGAGCACGAGAAGAATTGGGTGTGGAAGTCTTGTTGGTGGGTGATCCCCAAAAAATTGAAGCAGTCCTGCCACCAAAAATAAATTTGGCGCAGGTGCAGATCGTTCCGGCTGAGGACGCGATCGCGATGGATGAGGAGCCTTTGAGCGGTGTC harbors:
- a CDS encoding D-alanyl-D-alanine carboxypeptidase — its product is MLELIGSGLISIWLEMAGVKVKPVDPLDMLAWQSSPGLILASDPNPAGVTTVQQYLKGLATSKLVTANLVQNQGIWIQSGPMLMANHQGTTPLPAASLTKIATSLVALKRWGSDHQFETLIGATGPIQNGVLQGDLVVMGGGDPLFVWEEAIALGNTLNKMGIKKVKGNLVITGNFAMNFQRHPLLAGQLLKQALNYTTWPRGVAFHYYLMPKGTPKPQVVIAGTVKVEAQPKPQQTLLVRHRSLPMQQLIKEMNVFSNNEMAEMLAESVGGHTVVQSTAAQMARIPESEIQLINGSGLGVENRISPRAACAMLMAIQQEALARGLNLADLFPTSGFDQRGTLHARHIPTATVIKTGTLNDVSALAGVMPTRDRGLVWFAIINRGPYVPTFRAEQDKLLQRLLQQLQIVQSVPPVLTPHSPINSVPRLGAVSRNEVLFKS